The following proteins are co-located in the Dromiciops gliroides isolate mDroGli1 chromosome 2, mDroGli1.pri, whole genome shotgun sequence genome:
- the MAPK1IP1L gene encoding MAPK-interacting and spindle-stabilizing protein-like, whose amino-acid sequence MSDEFSLADALPEHSPAKNSTVSGTKPGQAPQGWPGSNPWNNPSAPPSVPSGLPPSASPSSVPFGPTPTGIYPSVPAGPPPGPPAPFPPSGPSCPPPGGPYPTPSVPGPGPTGPYPTPNMPFPELPRPYGTPTDPATAGPLGPWGSMSSGPWTPGMGGQYPTPNMPYPSAGPYPAHPQAPTTAPPIPWGAVPPGAWGPPAPAPFPAPVGSYPAPGLYLTPNNPFQVPSGPTGAPPMPGGHHSYH is encoded by the exons ATGTCTGATGAATTTTCA TTGGCAGATGCTCTACCAGAACATTCGCCTGCCAAAAATTCCACTGTGAGCGGTACAAAACCTGGTCAAGCACCACAGGGCTGGCCAGGTTCCAATCCTTGGAATAACCCAAGTGCTCCACCTTCTGTGCCATCTGGACTTCCACCAAGTGCATCACCCTCCAGTGTGCCTTTTGGACCTACACCCACCGGAATATATCCCTCAGTGCCTGCTGGACCACCCCCTGGGCCACCAGCACCCTTTCCTCCCTCTGGACCATCTTGTCCTCCACCTGGTGGTCCTTATCCAACTCCATCTGTGCCAGGTCCTGGCCCTACAGGGCCATATCCTACACCAAATATGCCTTTTCCAGAGCTTCCGAGACCATATGGTACACCCACAGATCCAGCTACAGCTGGTCCCCTAGGGCCATGGGGATCCATGTCTTCTGGACCATGGACACCAGGAATGGGAGGGCAGTACCCTACACCTAATATGCCATATCCATCTGCAGGGCCATATCCTGCTCATCCCCAGGCACCAACGACAGCACCACCTATTCCATGGGGAGCTGTTCCACCTGGAGCATGGGGACCACCAGCGCCAGCTCCATTCCCTGCACCTGTGGGTTCATATCCTGCACCAGGACTCTATCTTACTCCTAATAATCCTTTTCAAGTGCCTTCTGGACCTACTGGTGCTCCACCAATGCCTGGTGGTCACCAT TCTTACCATTGA